A region of Novosphingobium sp. 9U DNA encodes the following proteins:
- a CDS encoding IS110 family transposase: MYVGLDVSQKSTAICVVNERGQRQWRGTCPSDPHVLASQLKRHAGADARIGIETGAMTPWLVHGLRQAGLTVDCLDARRVKAALQMRLNKTDQNDAEGLAQVMRTGWYRPVHVKSLDAHRARSLLGARAQLVGMRTRLTNIIRGILKTSGMLPGSGRGLRFDRRVEELIQDDQEVCMVVRPLLATLRHVGEQITTFDKAVLRQVRADPTCRLLMSVPGNGALSSLVYVSTVEDPKRFSRSRAVGAHLRLTPRRYQSGDIDRSGRISRCGDSLARTLMYEAAIVILHRVKRASQLSEWAQAIAQ; this comes from the coding sequence ATGTACGTGGGACTAGACGTTTCTCAGAAGTCGACGGCTATTTGCGTGGTGAATGAGCGAGGGCAGCGCCAGTGGCGTGGCACCTGCCCCAGTGACCCGCATGTTCTGGCCTCACAGCTTAAGCGTCACGCCGGCGCGGATGCGAGGATTGGCATCGAGACCGGCGCTATGACACCGTGGCTCGTACATGGCCTGCGCCAAGCCGGCCTAACGGTGGACTGCCTAGACGCACGGCGAGTGAAGGCCGCTCTGCAGATGCGGCTCAACAAGACAGATCAGAACGATGCTGAAGGCTTGGCTCAGGTGATGCGCACGGGTTGGTACCGCCCTGTTCATGTAAAGTCGCTGGACGCTCACCGGGCGAGATCTTTGCTGGGTGCCAGAGCGCAGCTGGTCGGCATGCGCACGCGCCTCACCAACATCATCCGTGGCATCCTCAAGACCTCAGGCATGCTGCCAGGATCAGGGCGCGGCCTACGCTTCGATCGACGCGTCGAAGAGCTCATCCAGGACGACCAGGAAGTCTGCATGGTCGTTCGTCCGCTGCTTGCGACATTGCGGCACGTAGGCGAGCAGATCACCACGTTCGACAAAGCGGTGCTCCGTCAGGTTCGCGCCGATCCAACCTGCCGCTTGTTGATGAGTGTTCCTGGCAACGGGGCCTTGTCGTCGCTCGTTTACGTGAGCACTGTCGAGGACCCAAAACGGTTCTCGCGATCCCGGGCTGTGGGAGCGCACTTGCGTTTAACACCCCGCCGATACCAGTCCGGTGACATCGATCGTAGCGGCCGGATTTCGCGGTGCGGCGACAGTCTGGCGCGTACGCTGATGTACGAGGCGGCCATTGTGATCCTGCATCGGGTCAAGCGAGCGTCACAGCTGAGTGAATGGGCACAGGCCATCGCTCAATGA